In uncultured Methanobacterium sp., a genomic segment contains:
- a CDS encoding tocopherol cyclase family protein, producing the protein MLVKIWKPEVFQGRGKKKDYFEGWYFKSVSQDEKIAYAIIVGVSITKKANQSHAFVMFLDARNQDLHYFKYPLSSFWVNKEKFEIKIANNFFSLNEVHLDLEDGQTKITAKMKFENIVPWPVTKLSPGVMGIYAFIPFMECYHGVLSFNHSIKGYVTINDEKKDFTGGKGYIEKDWGSSMPSSWIWMQTNHFDEDDLSIFGSIAKIPWLGNYFTGYLFGLFHNKQLYQFTTYNGAKIEKLQVTDDKIKIIIVKEPLELQIDASRDEGVDLPAPKLGEMTAKVNESLRSRINIKLFKKNNKEKVLILSGTGRNAGLEFVGDINELLKGF; encoded by the coding sequence TTGCTGGTTAAAATCTGGAAGCCCGAAGTTTTTCAGGGCAGAGGAAAGAAAAAAGACTATTTTGAAGGATGGTACTTCAAATCTGTTTCTCAAGATGAAAAAATAGCTTACGCTATAATTGTGGGTGTATCCATTACCAAAAAAGCTAATCAATCCCATGCTTTTGTAATGTTCCTGGATGCACGCAACCAGGATCTTCACTACTTCAAGTATCCCCTTTCCAGCTTCTGGGTGAATAAGGAAAAGTTTGAAATCAAAATTGCTAATAATTTTTTCAGTCTCAATGAAGTACACCTGGATTTGGAGGATGGTCAGACCAAGATTACCGCCAAAATGAAATTTGAAAACATTGTTCCATGGCCAGTTACAAAATTATCCCCCGGGGTTATGGGTATTTATGCCTTCATCCCTTTTATGGAATGTTACCATGGGGTTTTAAGTTTCAACCATTCAATCAAGGGATATGTCACCATAAATGATGAGAAAAAAGATTTCACTGGGGGAAAAGGATATATTGAGAAGGACTGGGGTTCATCCATGCCCTCATCATGGATCTGGATGCAAACAAACCATTTTGATGAAGATGATTTATCCATATTTGGATCCATAGCCAAAATTCCATGGCTAGGTAATTATTTTACCGGTTACCTATTCGGTTTATTTCATAATAAACAGTTATACCAGTTCACAACCTACAACGGGGCTAAAATAGAAAAGTTGCAGGTTACTGATGATAAGATCAAAATAATCATTGTTAAAGAACCATTAGAACTACAAATAGATGCCAGCCGGGATGAAGGAGTGGATCTTCCTGCACCCAAATTAGGGGAAATGACGGCTAAAGTCAACGAATCCCTCCGATCCAGAATAAACATAAAATTATTCAAGAAAAATAACAAAGAAAAAGTATTAATACTTTCTGGAACCGGTAGAAATGCAGGTTTAGAGTTCGTGGGGGATATAAACGAATTATTAAAGGGATTTTAA
- a CDS encoding virulence RhuM family protein produces MAEDQKLEKNNIIIYKGDEGAATIEVLLKDDTMWSTQKTMAELFEVDVRTINEHLINIFESKELVKNSTIRKFRIVQQEGKRNVTRDLNFYNLNAIIAVGYRVNSKKATNFRIWATETLKEYITKGFVLDDELLKNGTRFGQDYFDELLEKIREIRASERRFYQKITDIYAQCSFDYNKDAEITRAFYATVQNKLHWAITHHTAAEIISERSDSTRKNMGLTNWKNAPEGKILKTDTGVAKNYLSQEEISELNRIVNMYLDYAENQAERHKLLSMEDWVSRLDAFLKFNEYDVLENPGKVSQAVAKEIASKEFEKYRKIQDKDFISDFDKEVTKNYLDKKRTHNT; encoded by the coding sequence ATGGCCGAAGATCAAAAATTAGAAAAAAATAATATAATTATTTACAAGGGTGATGAAGGGGCGGCAACCATTGAAGTTCTTTTAAAAGATGACACCATGTGGTCCACACAGAAAACAATGGCAGAACTCTTTGAAGTTGATGTAAGAACCATAAATGAGCATTTAATAAACATTTTTGAAAGTAAAGAATTGGTAAAAAATTCAACTATCCGGAAATTCCGGATAGTTCAGCAAGAAGGTAAAAGAAATGTTACAAGAGATTTGAATTTCTATAATTTGAATGCAATAATAGCTGTTGGCTACCGTGTAAACTCCAAAAAAGCAACTAATTTCAGAATATGGGCAACAGAAACATTGAAAGAATATATTACCAAAGGTTTCGTCTTGGATGATGAACTTCTAAAAAACGGTACTCGCTTCGGTCAGGATTACTTCGATGAATTACTGGAAAAGATCCGTGAAATCCGGGCCAGTGAACGTAGATTCTACCAGAAAATAACTGATATCTATGCACAGTGCAGTTTTGATTATAATAAAGACGCTGAGATTACCCGAGCTTTCTATGCTACAGTTCAAAATAAGCTTCACTGGGCTATAACACACCACACTGCAGCAGAAATCATATCAGAACGATCTGACAGCACCAGAAAGAATATGGGCCTCACTAACTGGAAGAATGCACCAGAAGGTAAAATCCTAAAAACAGACACTGGTGTTGCTAAAAACTATTTATCCCAAGAAGAGATTTCAGAATTGAATCGTATCGTTAACATGTACCTGGACTATGCCGAAAACCAGGCAGAAAGACATAAACTATTGTCCATGGAGGACTGGGTATCCCGGTTAGATGCCTTCCTTAAATTCAATGAATACGATGTTCTCGAAAATCCTGGTAAAGTTTCCCAGGCAGTGGCCAAGGAAATTGCCAGTAAAGAATTTGAAAAGTATCGAAAAATCCAGGATAAAGATTTTATTTCTGATTTTGATAAAGAAGTTACTAAGAATTATTTAGATAAAAAAAGGACCCATAACACTTAA
- a CDS encoding transposase, producing the protein MKMPLVHDIKNPKCKLLDIIFIDIDCRETQLELSRNGMKPMNKVLDAIKIRLIAMFYGIDIKYVVNELNNSEKLRKAFRFRSTLNYLELSEVFSRFNELQVLEFVLKRSNKEFKKNTRGNRKIIIDSTDIRFNINLDKKFYDDRILEENGYEIGFSSSKGKFIGGKLTIALDYDTCQPLTMLFHRGAVHDSKIYLEILADLKRRRILKKGDLILADKGYFSFKNYRIGLMDYKIVPLIRPKKNTRKDKVFSQFNYPLELFKAKNSLKKLCKQLVNKLSKLYDKWDDLKSIRSKIEDFNKFFKNGVGYEQIPSYTYKSAAKTTYLSVLLAALIVSKLKPDKKQLQQLAEM; encoded by the coding sequence ATGAAAATGCCATTAGTTCACGATATAAAAAACCCTAAATGTAAGTTGTTAGACATAATATTTATAGATATTGACTGTAGAGAAACACAGCTGGAATTGAGTCGAAATGGCATGAAACCTATGAATAAGGTGTTGGATGCAATAAAAATTAGATTAATTGCCATGTTCTATGGAATTGATATTAAATATGTTGTTAATGAGCTAAATAACAGTGAAAAATTGAGAAAAGCATTCAGATTTAGATCAACTTTAAATTATCTAGAGCTTTCCGAGGTTTTTTCACGTTTTAATGAGTTACAAGTGCTTGAATTTGTTTTAAAAAGATCAAATAAAGAATTTAAAAAGAATACAAGGGGAAATAGGAAGATAATCATTGATTCAACTGATATCCGTTTTAATATCAATCTTGACAAAAAGTTTTATGATGATAGAATTTTAGAAGAAAATGGCTATGAAATTGGCTTTTCTAGTTCAAAAGGCAAATTCATTGGAGGCAAATTAACTATAGCTCTGGATTACGATACCTGCCAACCATTAACAATGCTATTCCACCGCGGAGCAGTTCATGACAGTAAAATTTATCTTGAAATCCTTGCAGACCTAAAAAGAAGAAGGATACTAAAAAAAGGAGACTTAATACTTGCCGATAAAGGATATTTCAGCTTTAAAAACTATAGGATCGGTTTAATGGATTATAAAATCGTCCCGTTAATCCGTCCAAAGAAAAATACTCGAAAAGACAAAGTTTTCAGCCAATTTAACTATCCATTAGAGTTATTCAAGGCAAAAAACTCATTAAAAAAATTATGCAAACAATTAGTCAATAAACTAAGTAAATTATACGATAAATGGGACGATTTAAAGTCAATACGAAGCAAAATCGAAGACTTTAACAAATTCTTCAAAAATGGAGTGGGTTATGAACAAATACCCTCCTACACATACAAATCAGCAGCAAAAACAACATATCTAAGTGTACTTTTAGCAGCCCTAATAGTATCCAAACTAAAACCAGATAAAAAGCAACTACAGCAACTCGCTGAAATGTAA
- a CDS encoding PIN domain-containing protein, with product MSKTLDILSIVHLVDVNRDIALESGRIYADLIKKGKEIELNDCIIAASSLSVGIEKIITRNKEHFNRIDGIVAFEPEEIGF from the coding sequence ATTTCTAAAACTCTCGATATTTTATCTATTGTTCATCTGGTTGATGTTAATAGAGATATTGCTTTAGAAAGTGGGAGAATATATGCGGATTTAATTAAAAAAGGAAAAGAGATAGAATTGAATGACTGTATAATTGCAGCTAGCTCACTATCAGTAGGGATTGAAAAAATCATAACCAGAAACAAAGAACATTTTAATCGTATTGATGGCATTGTTGCATTTGAACCGGAAGAAATTGGTTTTTAA
- a CDS encoding DUF6508 domain-containing protein, with amino-acid sequence MSPSVPSKPYIIPNIQDINNLLEYLPYFQDQNNQFHQVIGKPPQLPYSDYSKTVDKFYHDLYQRNMIMDFDWTQLIGEGEKYIKSRELLDTADITIIPKLFTMIIRSDRFTEGLLGDMIDNGFILDLLVRLKGIRKEIEDRFHGAILGLAVGDCMGVALEFTDPGSFQPVNDMVGGGPFNLAPGMLD; translated from the coding sequence ATGAGCCCAAGTGTCCCTTCAAAACCATACATAATACCCAATATTCAGGATATTAACAATTTACTGGAGTACCTACCCTACTTCCAGGACCAGAATAACCAGTTCCACCAGGTGATTGGTAAACCTCCCCAGCTTCCCTACTCTGACTATTCAAAAACTGTTGATAAGTTCTATCATGATCTATACCAACGGAACATGATAATGGATTTTGATTGGACTCAGTTGATTGGTGAGGGAGAAAAATACATAAAATCAAGGGAATTACTGGATACCGCTGATATTACCATAATCCCGAAGTTATTCACCATGATCATAAGGTCGGATAGATTCACCGAGGGTTTACTGGGTGACATGATTGATAATGGGTTTATCCTGGATCTTCTGGTGAGGTTAAAGGGTATCCGGAAGGAAATTGAAGACCGGTTCCATGGTGCTATACTTGGTTTGGCGGTGGGGGATTGTATGGGTGTTGCCCTGGAGTTTACTGATCCTGGTAGCTTCCAGCCAGTAAACGATATGGTGGGTGGGGGACCCTTCAATCTAGCACCGGGCATGTTGGACTGA
- a CDS encoding ROK family protein, whose amino-acid sequence MMMVSMIKRRLKEGKTYEDFRRAWFHTTGFGIDSDSYIEPEPPLGRLYTVINAFDPREIIVIGFGPEISPEVLESVLNIDVEERLDNPLDEVIEPSIDRSFGVLVSEDDFSPKGAIEYQKPSVSGVETDLKESGELINLVKREIETASARRDKKRQEIEGSK is encoded by the coding sequence ATGATGATGGTGTCTATGATAAAAAGAAGGTTGAAAGAGGGGAAAACATACGAAGATTTTCGTCGCGCCTGGTTCCATACTACCGGGTTTGGAATTGATTCTGATTCATATATAGAACCTGAACCACCACTGGGTCGTCTTTACACCGTGATAAATGCATTTGATCCACGCGAGATTATTGTTATTGGTTTTGGCCCGGAAATATCCCCGGAAGTCCTGGAATCTGTTCTTAATATTGATGTTGAAGAGAGGCTTGACAATCCATTGGATGAGGTTATAGAACCCTCAATTGACCGTTCTTTTGGGGTTTTAGTATCAGAAGATGATTTTTCTCCTAAAGGGGCAATTGAATATCAAAAACCTTCAGTAAGTGGAGTTGAAACTGATCTTAAAGAAAGTGGAGAATTAATAAATCTAGTTAAAAGAGAAATTGAGACTGCTTCTGCCAGAAGAGATAAAAAACGTCAAGAAATTGAAGGGTCAAAATAA
- a CDS encoding nucleotidyltransferase family protein, protein MLIEDVIEIIIKLNPLIETEYKAKVISVFGSYARGDENKKSDLDVLVEFYPSANLLDLVGIANFLEDELNISVDVVPVDTLRPEIKDQVFKEAISI, encoded by the coding sequence ATGCTCATTGAGGATGTTATAGAAATCATCATAAAACTTAACCCTCTGATTGAAACTGAATACAAAGCCAAAGTTATAAGCGTTTTTGGGTCTTACGCAAGAGGAGACGAAAATAAAAAGAGCGACCTGGACGTTTTAGTAGAATTTTATCCCAGTGCCAACCTTTTGGACCTAGTAGGAATAGCTAACTTCCTGGAAGATGAATTAAATATCAGTGTGGATGTGGTTCCTGTGGATACCCTCCGCCCAGAAATCAAAGATCAGGTATTCAAAGAGGCCATATCAATATGA
- a CDS encoding DUF6398 domain-containing protein, producing the protein MTNEEIKTKEKQLLMMVGDFTRDNIDEEYTELCCNLVKKLGRKHDVPFKRGRLEIWASAVVYAIGQINFLFDKSFEPYLTPDDICNYFNTKKSTVSSKAKTIRDILKLEYYDEEFSTQKMVGNNPFNNFVMTEEGIIVPTSMLFEEKSFLDLLEEQIGLDKEIIKETLVEAFIEKKENTDEKEVENFIKVLTSPIPEEDDDTLQAISSVLDDLVPIADEEDDIEFFEDYVIDEDNPLETIEDYQRAIDLFRSTKGEEYFEEHKGYFWGMLETRPFMMHLLEQSMLLWDAGQKDRAVSQLQYLLELNPNDNQGVRYILMSRLLELDRLDEAQELFDFYDEEYSADWLFSKLFLSIKNNEDKDIIYKLYEEAVEENEFIVPFLVGKKKIPNVLPSYYSPGDEDEAIIYVDLAQRAWKKNKKAIKMLKKFNK; encoded by the coding sequence ATGACTAATGAAGAGATTAAAACTAAAGAAAAGCAGTTACTGATGATGGTGGGAGATTTTACTCGTGATAATATCGATGAGGAATATACTGAACTTTGCTGCAACTTAGTTAAGAAGTTAGGGAGAAAGCATGATGTTCCTTTTAAACGGGGAAGACTTGAAATATGGGCCAGTGCGGTTGTATATGCAATTGGTCAGATAAATTTTTTGTTTGACAAATCCTTCGAGCCCTATTTAACTCCTGATGATATATGTAATTACTTCAACACCAAAAAATCCACAGTTTCAAGTAAAGCAAAAACCATAAGGGACATCTTGAAGTTGGAATACTACGATGAAGAGTTTTCCACACAGAAAATGGTTGGAAACAATCCTTTTAACAATTTTGTAATGACAGAAGAAGGAATTATCGTACCTACATCTATGTTGTTTGAAGAAAAAAGCTTTTTAGATTTGTTAGAAGAACAAATTGGTTTGGATAAGGAAATTATAAAAGAAACGCTCGTCGAAGCTTTCATAGAGAAGAAAGAGAATACAGATGAAAAAGAAGTAGAGAACTTTATAAAGGTACTTACCAGCCCTATCCCAGAGGAAGATGATGATACTTTACAGGCTATTTCCAGTGTCTTGGATGATTTAGTTCCTATTGCAGATGAGGAAGATGATATTGAGTTTTTTGAAGATTATGTAATTGACGAAGATAATCCCCTGGAAACCATTGAAGACTACCAGAGGGCCATAGATCTATTCCGCAGCACCAAGGGTGAGGAATACTTTGAAGAACACAAGGGTTATTTTTGGGGTATGCTTGAAACCCGACCATTTATGATGCATCTATTGGAGCAGTCCATGTTACTATGGGATGCTGGACAAAAGGATAGGGCAGTCAGTCAACTTCAGTACCTTTTAGAACTCAATCCCAATGATAATCAGGGAGTAAGATACATCCTTATGAGCAGACTACTTGAATTAGACAGGCTGGATGAAGCCCAGGAATTATTTGATTTTTATGATGAAGAGTACTCTGCAGACTGGCTCTTTTCAAAGCTCTTCTTATCAATAAAAAACAACGAAGACAAGGACATTATTTACAAACTGTATGAAGAAGCAGTTGAGGAAAATGAATTCATTGTTCCATTTTTAGTTGGAAAGAAGAAAATCCCCAATGTATTACCCTCCTATTACAGTCCCGGTGATGAAGATGAAGCAATCATCTATGTTGATCTTGCTCAAAGGGCATGGAAAAAAAATAAAAAAGCCATTAAAATGTTAAAAAAATTTAATAAATAA
- a CDS encoding ADP-ribosylglycohydrolase family protein, producing the protein MALCLAESLIKNSDFDPKDQMERYLRWYHDGHLSVNGECFDIGNTTRQALMAFEETGQAYSGPDHEYSAGNGSLIRLAPVPLFYMSKPLMALEMSARSSCPTHKHSLAVDACRYMGGLIHGALIGKSKEELLTPRYSPVPGYWEENPLVSKIDQVACGSFKSKEPPEIRGRGFVVKSLEAALWAFYKSDTFEEGCLLAVNLGEDADTTGAIYGQLAGAYYGKSGIATKWIKGLKKLDLIESITDRLYQTTGRS; encoded by the coding sequence ATGGCCCTTTGCCTGGCAGAAAGCCTGATCAAAAACAGTGATTTTGACCCGAAGGACCAGATGGAACGCTACCTTCGCTGGTACCATGATGGACACCTATCAGTTAATGGTGAATGCTTTGACATTGGAAACACCACCCGTCAGGCCCTAATGGCATTTGAAGAAACTGGCCAAGCTTACTCCGGACCGGATCATGAGTACTCAGCAGGGAATGGTTCACTGATACGTCTGGCACCAGTACCCCTCTTCTACATGTCAAAACCCCTAATGGCACTGGAAATGTCAGCCCGGTCATCATGCCCCACCCATAAACACTCCCTGGCTGTGGATGCCTGCCGCTACATGGGAGGATTAATACACGGGGCACTAATCGGCAAATCCAAGGAGGAACTCCTCACACCACGTTACTCACCCGTACCAGGATACTGGGAAGAAAACCCCTTAGTAAGCAAGATCGACCAGGTGGCCTGTGGTTCCTTTAAATCTAAAGAACCACCGGAAATACGTGGGCGTGGTTTTGTGGTTAAATCCCTGGAAGCAGCCCTTTGGGCTTTCTATAAATCAGATACCTTTGAAGAAGGTTGTTTATTGGCGGTGAACCTGGGTGAAGATGCTGATACCACTGGTGCTATTTATGGTCAGCTGGCCGGGGCTTACTACGGGAAAAGTGGAATAGCCACAAAATGGATAAAAGGCCTTAAAAAACTGGATTTAATTGAATCAATAACCGATAGATTGTATCAAACAACAGGCAGATCATAA
- a CDS encoding zinc ribbon domain-containing protein has translation MKCPKCGTENPEEALFCMECGTKLEKPGIPCPSCGNLNPSNAKFCLECGKSLTLKEVPPVKTPVTEYIPPDSSKSWRELCPACNQKPLTPKTHKGVISTKHLLECDYCGAVFEQKGTSYKFTRIYDIKSDSWLKYGNKTLTETEWTRIAHGGVSNEEKQILERKAAENDLVTFVNALDQGSVNLSPVPNPPIILKKGEEACIVFGGISLLEPRAVRQTYGGYAGPTIRVAKGVSFRMGSVAARSESHDELRNIDQGTLVLTNKRLIFIGSKRTTNIDLRKIVAIEAYKDGIASQRENKQKTEYFTGTDKHNLTFTMKGRSHSVPFTGVILKAAIEGKVRQI, from the coding sequence ATGAAATGTCCCAAATGTGGTACTGAAAATCCAGAAGAAGCACTTTTCTGCATGGAATGTGGAACTAAGCTAGAAAAACCAGGAATTCCCTGCCCTTCCTGTGGTAATTTAAACCCATCCAATGCCAAGTTCTGCCTGGAATGTGGCAAGAGTTTAACCCTAAAAGAGGTACCTCCTGTTAAAACTCCTGTAACAGAGTACATACCTCCTGATAGTTCTAAAAGCTGGAGGGAACTTTGCCCTGCCTGTAATCAGAAACCCCTCACGCCTAAAACCCACAAGGGAGTTATTTCCACCAAGCACCTTTTAGAATGTGATTACTGTGGTGCAGTGTTTGAACAGAAGGGTACCAGCTACAAATTTACCCGGATTTATGATATTAAATCAGATTCTTGGCTTAAATATGGGAATAAAACCTTAACAGAAACTGAATGGACACGTATAGCTCATGGTGGTGTTTCCAATGAGGAAAAACAGATCTTAGAGCGTAAGGCTGCCGAAAATGATCTGGTAACATTTGTCAATGCCCTGGATCAGGGTAGTGTGAATTTAAGTCCTGTGCCCAATCCGCCCATTATTCTAAAAAAAGGTGAAGAAGCATGTATTGTTTTTGGTGGTATATCTCTCCTGGAGCCTCGTGCTGTCCGGCAGACATATGGTGGTTATGCTGGACCCACAATACGCGTGGCCAAGGGTGTTTCCTTCCGCATGGGTAGTGTGGCTGCCCGGAGTGAATCCCATGACGAGCTTCGAAATATTGACCAGGGGACCCTGGTTTTAACCAACAAACGATTGATATTCATAGGATCCAAGAGGACCACCAACATAGACCTCAGGAAGATAGTGGCCATTGAAGCCTATAAAGATGGTATAGCATCACAGAGGGAGAATAAACAGAAAACTGAATACTTCACTGGGACTGATAAGCATAATCTGACTTTCACCATGAAGGGGAGATCTCATAGTGTGCCTTTTACTGGGGTTATATTGAAGGCAGCTATTGAGGGGAAGGTTAGGCAGATTTAA
- a CDS encoding class I SAM-dependent methyltransferase, producing MSNEQTIHEFDLNIIFDYFSNTPRQGPGSPEITLKALSFIDGLTAKSKIADIGCGTGGQTMVLAQNTTSQITGIDLFSDFIRQFNQNAQKLNLQDRVKGIVGNMENLPFQEEELDLIWSEGAIYNIGFERGLSEWRKFLKKGGYIAVTENTWFTQERPSEIQDFWQGAYPEMDTISNKVAQMEKAGYLPIATFVVPEDCWIDYYEVQNPQMQESFLEKYKGNKSAEEFIAYQQYEAELYHKYKEYYGYVFYIGKRIR from the coding sequence ATGAGTAACGAACAAACGATTCACGAATTTGATTTGAATATTATTTTTGATTATTTTTCAAATACCCCACGGCAAGGACCAGGAAGCCCCGAAATAACCCTCAAAGCTTTGAGTTTTATAGATGGTCTTACCGCTAAATCCAAAATTGCCGATATTGGTTGCGGAACCGGCGGCCAAACAATGGTGCTGGCGCAAAACACAACCAGCCAAATTACCGGTATTGATTTATTTTCTGATTTCATCAGACAATTTAACCAGAACGCCCAAAAACTAAATCTTCAGGACAGAGTGAAAGGTATCGTTGGCAATATGGAAAATCTTCCGTTTCAGGAAGAAGAATTGGACTTGATCTGGTCAGAAGGTGCAATTTATAACATTGGATTTGAACGTGGATTAAGCGAGTGGAGGAAATTTCTTAAAAAAGGAGGATACATCGCAGTTACAGAAAATACCTGGTTTACCCAGGAGCGACCCTCCGAAATTCAGGACTTTTGGCAGGGAGCCTATCCTGAAATGGATACTATATCTAACAAGGTTGCTCAAATGGAAAAAGCAGGTTATCTTCCTATTGCTACCTTTGTTGTCCCTGAAGATTGTTGGATCGATTATTATGAGGTTCAAAATCCCCAGATGCAGGAATCGTTCCTGGAAAAGTATAAGGGCAATAAGTCCGCTGAAGAATTCATAGCCTATCAGCAATATGAGGCAGAATTATATCATAAATACAAAGAATATTATGGTTATGTGTTTTATATAGGGAAAAGAATCAGATAA
- a CDS encoding Rieske (2Fe-2S) protein, with the protein MSFTEVCKTNDLNDGEMKKLVLEGFNILIARSGDDYFVADNKCPHMGGNLSQGTLEGTVITCPVHHSKFNLKNGEVIRWTDFTGFKLTIAKLFKSPKSLKVYKIKLEDGSVFAELP; encoded by the coding sequence ATGTCTTTTACAGAAGTATGTAAAACAAATGATTTAAATGATGGTGAAATGAAAAAATTGGTTTTAGAGGGTTTTAATATATTGATTGCTAGATCCGGTGATGACTATTTTGTAGCGGATAACAAATGCCCTCACATGGGTGGTAATCTTTCGCAAGGCACATTAGAAGGTACAGTAATTACTTGCCCGGTACATCACAGCAAATTTAACTTAAAAAATGGCGAAGTTATTCGTTGGACAGATTTCACTGGTTTTAAATTGACAATAGCCAAATTATTCAAGTCTCCGAAATCTCTTAAAGTCTATAAAATTAAATTGGAAGATGGCAGTGTCTTTGCTGAACTACCTTAA
- a CDS encoding zinc dependent phospholipase C family protein, whose product MIITLSTIPASFAWSWDTHSQIIDTVYHGLPADVQKNLNLEVMENASIVPDKVFNDKTYHSYPKSYEKAKTWLNKGKAAYDAGNYQDASYDYGVASHYISDTFSAPHGVSKESSSDHTSYENQASKLKPTATYKTGDLKTLMENGYNQDGVSWNEWMQTKDTKIVQNNLNDAASVTLSAISNSINVNATTSSTTSNSNILSSLYDFIMGLISGHKN is encoded by the coding sequence ATGATAATTACCTTAAGTACCATTCCGGCATCCTTTGCATGGAGCTGGGATACTCACTCCCAAATTATAGATACTGTCTACCATGGATTACCCGCTGATGTTCAGAAAAACCTAAACCTGGAGGTCATGGAAAATGCATCCATAGTTCCAGACAAGGTTTTCAATGATAAAACATATCACAGCTATCCTAAAAGTTATGAAAAGGCCAAAACATGGCTCAACAAAGGGAAAGCTGCATATGATGCTGGAAATTATCAGGATGCCAGTTACGATTATGGGGTTGCCTCTCACTATATATCTGACACTTTCTCTGCACCACACGGTGTGAGTAAGGAATCATCCTCGGATCACACCAGCTATGAAAATCAGGCCAGTAAACTTAAACCCACTGCCACCTACAAAACTGGAGACTTGAAAACCTTAATGGAGAATGGTTACAACCAGGATGGTGTCAGCTGGAATGAATGGATGCAGACTAAAGACACTAAAATTGTTCAAAATAACCTCAATGATGCGGCTTCGGTTACATTATCGGCTATCAGTAACAGTATAAACGTTAATGCTACCACCAGTTCCACAACCAGTAACTCGAACATACTATCTTCATTGTATGACTTCATAATGGGATTGATTTCTGGGCATAAAAACTAA